A segment of the Hemitrygon akajei chromosome 10, sHemAka1.3, whole genome shotgun sequence genome:
GCTGAGGGCCTGTACATAGAAGTGAGAAGAGGCGAGACAAAGGATAATAGAACGGTACCAGGGAGTCATAAGAAATAGAACAAAATTTAATTGCTGATCTTTAAATACTGATTCCACATTTGCTTAAATGTAGTTGGCAAGATTGTGGTTAATAGCCAGAATGTGGGACACAGGAGTTCTCATCTTCTCTGGTAGTGTGAGGTTTCAATGCTTTCTTTAACAATGAGTTGACAATCTAGCTATTCTGTTGTTGGGTGACATTCGTTAAGGTTTTATACTAACTATAGACTATATAACTTTGGAACTTCTATATCATACTCTTTAGTAGTTAGTCCTTTCATTTGTTTCAACATCCTATACCTTGCTATGACTATGCTAGGTGTTGATGAGATTACAACTGCATTTTATTCTCTTCATTTAAGGCCTGATAGTTTCAGAAAACAGATCGTTCAGAAAAGGTTCATTGGATTGATTTCTAGAATGAAAAGTTATGCTAACAAGGAAAAACTGAAGAGGTTGGGCATTTGCTCATTGAAGTTTATAAGGAGGCAGCTTGATTTTACTGAAATTTGTTGTATGCTGAGAACTTTGAATGTTTTCCCTCCTAGAAGATTCAAAGACATggagattttttttgcattaGGCACTCCTTCATGGAGATGAAGGGGAATCTTGTTTCTTCAATgttctttcagatcattgtcagTTTTCAGAAATTTCAACCCAAAAGGGATATGTATTCCACATCTCCAAGTATACACATGCTAGGATTTTTTAAGCTAAAGGGATTTCAGAGTTTCTGGGGAACTATCAGGAAAGTGGAGATGAGGCCAATATCAGATCAGCCAATGATTTATTGAATAGAGAGCAGAATCAAGGAGCTAAATGGACTTTTagtcctatttcttatgctcctgAAGGTTTAGTGTAATCTCATATTGCTTTCATATATCAGAAACATATCATTGCCCAAGGTGATTATTGGATAAACTTATCTACATACATCCAGATATCTCCACACCAATATCAACATGTTTCGACTGATTCTTTAATAAAGTTTCATTGGTAACTAAAAACTTTCATCATTCTTTAAGAATGAATATACTTTCTACAAAACCAAATCATGTCAAAATTGTAAAAACATCTGGAGTCATATTGAACTATGACTAATTCATAAATAGTAAAATTCCTTCATAATAAATACATTAATAAAAGTCATTATGGCATTCGTAAGCTTATATCATGTGCAAAACATCATTGCAGCTTTTCtgttttattatattttttctgAAATTAGTTTATATAAAGTAATGTatcataaacatttaaaaaaacttacctcgcTCGATTTCTGCTTCACTCTGAATTACAGAATAGTAACAGCACAAaatgggtggcggggtggagatacatctcgaCCAAAGAAGGTATGAGACtcttcttccctccgctagccttggacaaggtgtagtacctgcttagtcccctgatcagggtcatgtgaagccaagggagggggtgatggttggtcgtacgagcagctggtgctcatcacaagtcctggttatgcaatcactgatgccaggcaatctctgaagagtattgataatggctggggtctcctgtcttgtaaagacaccgcctAGGATAaatcaatggcaaaccacttctgtagaaaaatttaccgagaacaatcatggtcatggaaagaccgtgatcgtcCATGCCATACAAAACGGGACTCGGCGAATGAGCTGCACAAAAAGTTATTTCGTCCATTGTGTCCATACTGAGTATATAAAAACAACTCAAGCTCATTTCCACTCAATCACCCTAAAACTTTACAATGTATCTCCATTCAGATATTCATCAAGCTTTCTTTCAAAGACTACAGTTATACCTCCACAGCTACCCTGGCAGACCAACTCAGACCCTAATCATAGGCGTTGTCGGAGTTGTCTTCTCCTCAGCTCTCTTTGGGTTTTTGCACTTTTTCTTCATTTTAAGTCCCATGATCCTTGCCCTTCCATCACGAAGAACAGTTTCAATGTATGAGCTGTGACAATTCCCTCCATACCTTTGTCAGACCCCCTTGTTAcaaggacgaacccaagtgctgaacgcGGGCGCGGAGGCCGAGTAGGGAGGCGTTACGGTGGTAGCGAGCGCGGAATCGGTGCCAAGGGAGGctttacccggagtcttggttttagtagagaattcaggaacgatgctagactagaactgatagtcctaaaaaaccatggaacgaggttactcgtacacgatcgaccaacgaactggcagctcctagtTGTGGTCGCAGGatctttatactgcatttgctgatggaaagcacgTGTTTGTacttagtggaacctgggaatgattgggaaataaacgaggtgattgaggcccaattcctgaggaaaataaCCAGGTGGGCGATGCCAGAAGGGACCGTGACACCCCTCCCTCAACCTGTTCCATCCCAGGGAAAACAACCCGAACTCCTTTAGCCTATTTAAAAAACGAAAGTCATTTGTCCCCGGAATCATTCTTTTCAATCATTTCTACAGTTTTCTCTGAACATTTACGTACGTTTTACTGATGATCGCGGTTGCGGCGAGACTTGTAGCTTGTCTTTAATCAGCTTGCGGAAAAGTGATGACCCTTCTCCATGGACCACTGGAAGTTTTGCGTTGTCCCAACTGCCACCTGAATCGTGTTAAACAAAAACAGACATGCATGTGTACACGCTGCAGTATCTATTCTCTGAAACTATATCACAGCGAAGAAACAGAGCATTGAAATTGAATATTCCTCGCATTCCAAATAAATGAGCAACCCAAAATCTATTAAGAATTAACATTTTAAAACTTCAGCATTACGGCAGATGGAGGAGTTTGTTTCGATTTTTTTTCTttaggatcaactttatttgtcatgtatatttacatgtattaggaatttgctgtggtgttttgGGAAAAAAACTCATTCAACAATTATGaagaataaaaatataaaataaagttagaagtacgGATATTGGTTATACAGCTTCAGTTTGTTGCATTAAAAAGAAAACAGCATTAGCAGAGTAGTGTAAGATTTATATATACGATTTACCCAATTAAAACCCAGTGCAATGTTAGGACAGAACACTTAGCACTCAGCAACAGATTGCTAAATGCCCAATCAGTGATGATCCGCCCCCAGTAATGCCCAATGAAATCTCTCAGGAACGActgggtgtgtttttttttctcagtcACGACTGCTTATCAGGGGAACTTGACAGTGGGTTTCCAACACCTGTGTCAGTAAGAAGTGTGTCCCTAAGACGCCCTAAATATTGAAGCTCATCCAAATCTAATTTCCTACATTTTGCCTCAACCAAACAAATTGTTATTTCTTTATAAGGTAGGACCAATAAAATACTTCAGTGTCCCGAGACACTTCGATGTGTAAATTGTAGTTTTATGCATTCATCGTGGCGTACTGTTCAAAAGAACAGGATGACCACATCCTGTATTACACTTCCAAGTCCGCGTCACTAAAAAGAAAAAGTGAAGAGAACAAAAGTTTAACGATAGTTTTGTTCAAATCACAAGTAAAACAAATTAGCAGTTGTATTATAATAGCTAAAAGGGAATAAGTAATATTATCTGAAATGCGCGACATGTAAGAATCGTTTAATTATCGACTGGTGATAAATGAAACTGTGATTTCACTATTTATGACTTGAGTACCTGCTTCTGGCTTCGGCCTGGGGTCCTCCTGCAGGTAGGGAATTGCTCAATGTTTAGGACACGCTTAACGTTAAAACGTAATagcgcagaaataggccattcggcccatctagtctgtgctgaaccatttaaactgcctactcccatcgacctgcaccgggaccataactctccatacccctaacatccacgcACCCATCCAAATTTCTGTTAAACGTTAAAATAGAGCTCAAATGGGTTGTATATTTCCAGAGAATAAACTAAATATTAATAAGAATAAAAGTTTTAATCTACGTTTGGTTTATTCCATATAGTAATAAATCAACATGATAAAAATAAACAGAATATAACGGACTTTATTCAGAACTCAGCATTCAGAGGAAACTTTTCACACCGAAGAGCTCTCCGGAAGTTATCACTAAAGTAACTAAGCGAGTTTCTTCAGTCCTGGACATGTTGGGTTTCTAAAATAGAATCGCTGTAATAATGACAGTACTTAGACAGCTCGGCAAGACAGGTCTTGGGAGTTTGATGCAATGCGACAGCTAATAGTTGGATAGAATTACACCTGCttctatatatatgtatgtatgtatatatagcaTAGGAACTTGTCATCCAACTGTTTAAATGCCATCCAAACCCCTCAATAGCTTttgatcctctctctctccctctctcccctctctctctctctctctctctctctctctctcgctctatctctccctctccctctctctctctctctctctatttctcaAACACATTCATAGACCAATACAATCATAAAGACGCGGGATCGATAATGATGGAGCTGTTTGAAACCAATCCCTTTTTCTGTCACGATCAGCGATATCTGGTTGGCGAGAGTATGGTTTTTACACACTTGGATGGAACTGCCGTATCCCCCCTGTACCCGGGAAGCGAGGGCGGTCTGTCTCCTGTCGGAGATGCTGGCCAACCCGAACCTAGCTGTGACAGCGGCGGCGAGGAGCACGTGTATGCACCGCCGAGCCTGAAGTCCCACTGTCCCGGGCAGTGCTTGATCTGGGCATGTAAAGCTTGCAAAAGGAAATCAGCCACTACTGACAGAAGGAAGGCGGCGACTCTCAGAGAGAGGAGGAGGCTCAAGAAAATCAACGAGGCTTTCGAGGCGTTAAAGCGCAGGACGGTGCCAAACCCTAATCAAAGGCTTCCCAAAGTGGAGATTCTCCGCAGCGCCATTCACTACATCGAGAAACTGCAGGATCTGTTGCAAAGTCTTGACCAGCAAGATAAGCTTCGGGAAAACGTGGAGTCGACCAATGCTTGCATCGGCTCCCATTCACAGGTAGGCGGTCAGAAACGTGCCGGACACCGGTCGCATTCTGGCACCCCGGCTCGTTCAGGGGTTCATTGTCTAACGTCTCCCGCTTTCGTTTCAGGTGGACACTGAGGGCCGATGGGGAACAAACACCTGTCCTTCTGGATGGggaaacctgtctgatcattccAACATCCTGACTAAACTCCACAAAGAAGGTAAATATACGTCGCCGAGTAACCCGTCTGTCAACGGGGCTGCAGTTACTCGCCACAATATTTGCCAGTGTAAATAGTTCATTATTGATAAATATCTCATTGCCCA
Coding sequences within it:
- the myf6 gene encoding myogenic factor 6, whose amino-acid sequence is MMELFETNPFFCHDQRYLVGESMVFTHLDGTAVSPLYPGSEGGLSPVGDAGQPEPSCDSGGEEHVYAPPSLKSHCPGQCLIWACKACKRKSATTDRRKAATLRERRRLKKINEAFEALKRRTVPNPNQRLPKVEILRSAIHYIEKLQDLLQSLDQQDKLRENVESTNACIGSHSQVDTEGRWGTNTCPSGWGNLSDHSNILTKLHKEGNNSESSGTSSLRYLTSIVDSISTDESTTLYNQELNAK